In Aspergillus flavus chromosome 3, complete sequence, one genomic interval encodes:
- a CDS encoding isopentenyl pyrophosphate,dimethylallyl pyrophosphate isomerase (isopentenyl-diphosphate delta-isomerase), which produces MSVTTTTTEPPRITAENVATLFPEVDTSLAREVLPKADGNPSAASSNELAGYDDEQVRLMDEVCIVLDDDDKPIGSASKKTCHLMTNIDRGLLHRAFSVFLFDSNKRLLLQQRATEKITFPDMWTNTCCSHPLGIAGETGSELDAAILGVKRAAQRKLEHELGIKPEQVPLDKFDFFTRIHYKAPSDGKWGEHEIDYILFIQADVELKPSPNEVRDTKYVSADELKTMFEQPGLKFTPWFKLICNSMLFEWWSHLGSPTLEKYKGEKGIRRM; this is translated from the exons ATGAGCGTAACTACTACAACCACCGAGCCCCCTAGAATCACGGCGGAGAATGTCGCCACTCTCTTCCCAGAGGTCGATACTTCTTTGGCTCGTGAAGTCCTCCCAAAAGCCGATGGCAATCCCTCCGCAGCTAGCAGCAACGAGCTGGCGGGTTATGACGACGAACAGGTCCGTCTAATGGATGAAGTATGCATCgttctggatgatgatgacaagCCTATTGGAAGTGCCAGCAAGAAGACCT GCCACCTCATGACCAACATTGACCGCGGCCTTCTCCACCGTGCCTTTTCCGTGTTCCTCTTCGATTCCAACAAGCGCTTGCTTCTCCAACAGCGCGCCACTGAGAAGATTACATTCCCAGATATGTGGACAAACACTTGCTGCTCTCACCCTCTTGGAATTGCTGGCGAGACCGGTTCTGAGCTGGATGCCGCTATCTTGGGCGTGAAGCGGGCTGCGCAGCGGAAGTTGGAACATGAGCTTGGAATTAAGCCGGAGCAAGTACCCCTGGATAAGTTCGATTTCTTCACGAGAATACATTACAAGGCTCCTAGTGATGGGAAGTGGGGAGAGCATGAGA TCGACTATATTCTCTTCATCCAGGCAGATGTAGAGCTGAAGCCTAGCCCGAATGAGGTTCGAGACACGAAGTACGTCTCGGCTGACGAATTGAAGACGATGTTTGAGCAGCCGGGGTTGAAATTCACGCCTTGGTTCAAACTTATCTGCAATTCGATGTTGTTCGAATGGTGGAGCCATCTCGGCTCTCCAACCCTGGAGAAGTACAAGGGCGAGAAAGGTATCCGGCGTATGTGA
- a CDS encoding uncharacterized protein (domain of unknown function-domain containing protein), with amino-acid sequence MPESTTSQNASALRPRFNPVINPANSCPVLVDEHLEDNHHIFLSRPWLGALLFENVTSDARDHCANERTFLSWLRLSMYLAVVSVAIIISFHFHGGPTGLERRMALPLGIIFWILSLACLVNGFANYVRTVRKYSRKAALVQSGWKTQMTFTVVGTVILGSCILFLATDANNKN; translated from the exons ATGCCAGAATCTACGACAAGCCAAAATGCTTCTGCTCTTCGGCCGCGGTTTAATCCGGTGATCAATCCGGCGAACTCATGCCCCGTCCTGGTAGACGA GCATCTAGAGGACAACCACCATATCTTCCTATCCCGTCCTTGGCTTGGAGCCTTGTTATTCGAAAATGTCACCTCCGACGCCCGCGATCACTGCGCCAACGAACGAACATTTCTCTCTTGGCTTCGTCTTTCTATGTACCTTGCGGTCGTTTCAGTAGCTATCATAATCTCGTTCCATTTCCATGGCGGGCCGACCGGGCTTGAGCGACGGATGGCTCTGCCGCTGGGTATTATTTTCTGGATCCTTAGCTTAGCCTGTCTGGTTAACGGGTTTGCAAACTATGTGCGGACTGTGCGAAAGTACAGCCGTAAAGCGGCTTTGGTACAGAGCGGATGGAAAACACAAATGACATTTACAGTGGTGGGGACCGTGATTCTAGGGAGTTGTATACTGTTCTTGGCAACGGAtgcaaataataaaaattaa
- a CDS encoding MATE efflux family protein subfamily encodes MGRSNSLRSAEEQALHGRFLSSSPLAEAAIARDLENYADDEGSMITTDDEASETSTIRAINSQPGTNPHSLSGSYRRPSFFTTVSHATVVPYTAERERLTRRERERAIEDERDLLSDNNVMDARARRRVTPTSAPSGETTALLGSHVGGREYNATDDEEIDRKWEEAVAAGLIHTTWRREAQVIGKNAAPLMVTFLLQYSLTVASIFTLGHLGKKELGAVSLASMTVNITGYAVYQGLATSLDTLCAQAYGSGRKKLVGLQMQKMVFFLCTITIPIAVLWFFADKILMKIVPEKDVAALAGLYLKVVILGAPGYACFESGKRYVQAQGLFSASLYVLLICAPLNAFMNWLFVWKFQWGFVGAPIAVAITDNLMPLFLFLYVYFIDGAECWSGFTTKALRNWGPMIRLALPGLVMVEAECLAFEVLTLASSYLGTTPLAAQSVLSTIASIMFQVPFPLSISGSTRVANLIGATLVGPAKISAKVTMGYAVIVGMLNMLLLSSLRSYIPRLFTPEEEVIELVAQVLPLCAAFQLFDALAANCNGILRGIGRQEIGGYVQLFCYYAVAMPISFGTTFGLGWDLLGLWSGVALALFLVSVIEVVFLIRTDWDRSVQDALQRNAMA; translated from the exons ATGGGCCGCAGTAATAGTCTGCGCTCAGCAGAGGAACAAGCCTTACATGGCCGCTTCTTGTCCAGTTCCCCGCTCGCTGAGGCTGCAATTGCTCGAGATCTAGAGAATTATGCGGACGACGAGGGCTCAATGATTACTACTGACGACGAGGCTTCCGAGACATCCACTATTCGCGCGATAAACAGTCAGCCCGGCACGAACCCCCATTCTCTATCTGGATCTTACCGTCGTCCTAGCTTCTTCACTACAGTCTCCCACGCTACAGTTGTACCATATACTGCAGAACGAGAGAGGCTGACACGCAGGGAACGCGAACGCGCCATTGAGGATGAGCGGGATCTTCTCAGCGATAATAATGTTATGGACGCGAGGGCGAGGCGGCGAGTGACTCCAACTAGTGCACCCTCAGGAGAAACTACGGCACTCCTAGGAAGTCACGTAGGTGGTCGCGAATACAATGCCacggatgatgaagaaattgaCAGGAAGTGGGAAGAGGCTGTCGCAGCTGGGCTAATTCACACAACATGGAGACGGGAAGCACAGGTGATTGGTAAAAACGCTGCTCCGTTGATGGTCACTTTCCTGCTCCAATATTCGTTGACAGTAGCCAGCATTTTCACCCTGGGCCATctgggaaagaaagagcttGGTGCAGTGAGTTTAGCTAGCATGACTGTGAACATTACCGGATACGCAGTATACCAAGGTTTAGCAACCAGTTTAGACACTCTATGTGCACAGGCATATGGTtctgggaggaagaagttggtaGGCCTGCAAATGCAAAAGATGGTGTTTTTCCTTTGCACCATCACTATCCCGATTGCTGTACTGTGGTTCTTTGCAGACAAGATTCTTATGAAGATCGTCCCGGAGAAAGATGTCGCCGCGCTTGCTGGCTTATACTTGAAGGTTGTCATCCTTGGGGCACCGGGATATGCTTGCTTCGAGAGTGGGAAGCGTTATGTACAAGCTCAAGGACTCTTTTCGGCCTCGCTATATGTCTTACTCATATGCGCACCTCTTAACGCCTTTATGAACTGGCTATTTGTTTGG AAATTCCAATGGGGGTTTGTTGGCGCCCCTATCGCAGTAGCTATTACAGACAATCTGATGCCGCTATTCTTGTTCCTTTATGTGTATTTCATTGACGGAGCGGAATGTTGGAGTGGATTTACTACCAAGGCCTTGCGCAACTGGGGTCCAATGATCCGGCTTGCCTTACCTGGTCTGGTGATGGTAGAAGCTGAGTGCCTCGCTTTTGAAGTACTAACCTTAGCATCGTCGTATCTCGGCACAACCCCCTTAGCTGCCCAGTCAGTTCTCTCCACCATCGCCAGTATTATGTTCCAAgttcctttccccctttcaATTTCCGGCAGTACCCGTGTTGCAAACCTCATCGGAGCAACTCTTGTTGGTCCCGCTAAGATCTCCGCCAAAGTGACAATGGGATATGCTGTCATCGTAGGGATGCTCAACATGCTGTTGCTCTCCTCGCTGCGCTCATACATCCCACGACTATTTacaccagaagaagaagtgatTGAGCTCGTAGCACAGGTCCTTCCATTGTGTGCAGCGTTCCAGTTGTTTGACGCCCTCGCAGCCAATTGCAACGGTATCCTCCGTGGAATCGGCAGACAAGAAATAGGCGGTTACGTCCAGCTCTTTTGCTACTATGCAGTTGCAATGCCCATTAGCTTCGGTACTACATTTGGACTGGGCTGGGACTTACTAGGACTCTGGTCCGGTGTTGCTCTTGCCCTTTTCTTGGTATCAGTGATCGAGGTGGTCTTCTTAATACGAACCGACTGGGACCGCTCAGTCCAAGATGCTCTTCAGAGAAACGCAATGGCATAG
- a CDS encoding single-stranded DNA-binding replication protein A medium subunit (possible replication factor-a protein) yields the protein DNYGYGSSSYGGGGGFVPGETNSPAAGKSADGNNTTLRPITIKQALDATQPYPEADYQIDGADVGSICFVGQVRNISTQSTNITYRIDDGTGEIEVKQWVDSATADTMDTDDSKAGAGKNQVVNNGYAKIFGKLKTFGNKRFVGSHCVRPLTDINELHCHMLEAVAVHLFFTRGPVGGSGGAGAAAGGAGGADATMGGVDDYSAGRNLPAMSPVARRVYNLLKTEPQSNEGLHAQLIAAKLSLPMPDVARAGDELLTAGVIFSTVDEQTWAILDY from the exons GATAATTATGGCTACGGTTCTTCCTCCTATGGAGGCGGTGGTGGCTTCGTGCCAGGAGAGACGAACAGCCCCGCCGCTGGAAAG AGCGCAGACGGCAATAATACCACACTCCGCCCCATCACAATCAAGCAGGCCCTCGACGCAACACAACCCTATCCCGAAGCCGATTACCAGATTGACGGCGCCGACGTAGGCAGCATTTGCTTCGTCGGACAAGTTCGCAACATCAGCACCCAAAGTACAAACATCACATACAGAATCGACGACGGCACGGGCGAAATCGAAGTGAAACAATGGGTTGACTCTGCCACGGCAGACACCATGGACACAGATGACAGCAAGGCAGGCGCAGGAAAGAATCAGGTCGTGAACAACGGATATGCCAAGATATTCGGGAAATTAAAGACGTTCGGAAATAAGCGCTTTGTAGGATCACATTGCGTGCGGCCCTTGACAGATATCAATGAGCTCCATTGCCACATGCTCGAGGCTGTTGCTGTGCATCTTTTCTTTACCCGTGGTCCTGTTGGTGGCTCCGGTGGCGCTGGTGCCGCTGCTGGTGGAGCAGGCGGTGCTGATGCCACTAtgggtggtgttgatgatTACAGTGCTGGCAGAAACCTTCCTGCCATGAGCCCCGTGGCAAGGAGGGTGTACAATTTGTTGAAGACAGAACCTCAGAGCAATGAGGGTCTACATGCTCAGCTCATTGCGGCTAAGCTGAGTTTGCCCATGCCGGATGTCGCCCGCGCTGGTGATGAGCTGCTTACGGCTGGTGTGATTTTCTCGACTGTTGATGAGCAGACCTGGGCTATATTGGATTATTAG
- a CDS encoding P-loop containing nucleoside triphosphate hydrolase protein, with protein sequence MPHRAASPAASENEFDITNALFQNDSDSDNDTSLKQTKRPQKAAPPQALDFLGGDIDDDEDDEAFIAGQQASANRKASNLKGRTVKKGGGFQAMGLNAHLLKAITRKGFSVPTPIQRKTIPVIMDGQDVVGMARTGSGKTAAFVIPMIEKLKSHSTKVGARGLILSPSRELALQTLKVVKELGKGTDLKSVLLVGGDSLEEQFSLMAGNPDIVIATPGRFLHLKVEMNLDLSSIRYVVFDEADRLFEMGFADQLTEILYGLPANRQTLLFSATLPKSLVEFARAGLQEPTLIRLDTESKISPDLENVFFSVKSSEKEGALLHILHEVIKMPTGPTEAAQRQKEQGDGKNFKNFKKRKRGDDKAINFQESPTKYSTIVFAATKHHVDYLYSLLREAGFAVSYAYGSLDQTARKIQVQNFRAGLSNILVVTDVAARGIDIPILANVINYDFPSQPKIFVHRVGRTARAGRKGWSYSLVRDADAPYMLDLQLFLGRRLVIGREHGDQVNFAEDVVVGSLPRDGLSTSCEWVTKVLENEADIYSQRTIAGKGEKLYMRTRNSASLESAKRAKQVVSSDNWTAVHPLFNDQGSQMELEREKMLARIGGYRPQETIFEVHNRRNGKHEGDEAIDTIKRIRTTVDYKKKKREMAEKQSDFVEDASSGNKGEANETEETGAQPDEDEEDIGEGVPDNMSMASESDLEVTFSSYNGGKAKKDSAASFQNPEYFMSYTPSSTNLAEDRAYGVHTGTNANFTQASRSATMDLLGDEGARGFAEPRTMMRWDKRHKKYVSRQNDEDGSKGTHLVKGESGAKIASTFRSGRFDAWRKGKRLGRMPRVGEEETPALVHDLNTAMRRRRFQHRKEQAPKAADRLRGDYEKMKKKGEAAKQRQLSKAGGAAAGGKSELKSTDDIRLARKLKQQRREKNARPSRKK encoded by the coding sequence ATGCCTCATCGCGCAGCGTCGCCAGCGGCGTCCGAAAATGAGTTCGATATCACAAATGCTCTTTTCCAGAATGACAGCGATTCCGACAACGATACGTCTTTAAAACAGACAAAGCGGCCACAGAAGGCGGCTCCACCTCAAGcgcttgatttccttggaGGAGATAttgacgacgacgaagatgacgaggcatTCATCGCAGGGCAACAGGCTTCGGCCAACAGGAAGGCTTCTAATCTTAAAGGTCGTACCGTCAAAAAGGGAGGTGGTTTCCAAGCAATGGGATTGAATGCGCACCTGTTGAAAGCCATTACCCGGAAGGGTTTCTCTGTTCCGACTCCTATTCAGCGCAAGACTATTCCCGTGATTATGGACGGTCAGGATGTAGTTGGTATGGCGCGTACTGGATCCGGAAAGACCGCTGCTTTCGTTATTCCCATGATcgagaagttgaagagccACAGTACCAAGGTTGGAGCCCGTGGACTAATTCTATCGCCGTCCAGAGAGTTGGCTTTGCAGACCCTGAAAGTTGTGAAGGAGCTTGGAAAGGGCACGGATTTGAAGTCGGTTCTTCTCGTTGGTGGTGATAGTTTGGAGGAACAGTTCAGTTTGATGGCCGGTAATCCTGATATCGTGATTGCGACACCCGGACGTTTCCTGCATTTGAAGGTCGAGATGAATTTGGACTTGTCGAGCATTCGTTACGTTGTGTTTGACGAAGCTGATCGATTGTTCGAGATGGGGTTTGCTGATCAGCTTACGGAAATTTTGTACGGCCTTCCTGCGAACCGACAGACTCTGTTGTTCTCTGCGACGTTGCCTAAATCGCTGGTGGAATTCGCCCGTGCTGGCTTACAGGAGCCTACTCTTATTCGTCTAGATACCGAAAGTAAGATCTCGCCGGATCTTGAaaatgtcttcttctccgtcaaGTCATCAGAGAAGGAAGGTGCTTTGCTTCACATCCTCCACGAGGTCATTAAGATGCCCACTGGCCCGACTGAGGCTGCGCAGCGTCAGAAGGAGCAGGGTGATGGCAAGAATTTCAAGAAtttcaagaaaaggaagcgaGGGGATGACAAGGCCATCAATTTTCAGGAGTCTCCCACAAAGTATTCGACCATTGTTTTTGCGGCGACGAAGCATCATGTGGATTACTTATATTCTTTGCTTCGCGAGGCCGGGTTTGCGGTTTCCTATGCCTACGGTTCCTTAGACCAGACTGCTCGAAAGATTCAAGTCCAGAACTTCAGAGCGGGTCTTTCAAATATCCTGGTTGTTACAGATGTTGCGGCCAGAGGTATTGATATTCCTATTCTTGCTAACGTTATCAACTACGACTTCCCATCTCAACCAAAGATCTTTGTTCACCGTGTCGGCCGTACGGCTCGTGCGGGCCGAAAGGGCTGGAGTTACAGCTTGGTCCGGGACGCAGATGCCCCCTATATGCTTGATTTGCAACTGTTCCTTGGAAGGAGACTTGTCATTGGCCGTGAGCATGGTGACCAGGTTAACTTTGCCGAAGATGTAGTGGTCGGCAGCTTGCCTAGGGATGGCCTGTCCACAAGCTGTGAATGGGTTACAAAGGTACTGGAAAATGAAGCCGACATCTACAGTCAACGGACCATTGCtggaaagggagagaagctcTATATGCGAACCCGAAACTCGGCTTCTCTTGAAAGTGCTAAGCGAGCAAAACAGGTTGTATCTTCCGACAACTGGACAGCCGTACATCCTCTTTTCAATGACCAAGGAAGTCAAATGGAATTAGAGCGTGAGAAGATGCTTGCACGGATTGGAGGCTACCGGCCGCAGGAAACCATCTTTGAGGTGCACAACCGACGCAACGGCAAGCACGAAGGCGATGAAGCCATCGACACTATTAAGAGAATCCGGACTACCGTTGAttacaagaagaagaaacgggAGATGGCTGAGAAACAGTCAGACTTTGTGGAGGATGCATCCAGCGGAAACAAAGGAGAAGCTAACGAAACTGAGGAGACGGGCGCCCAgccagatgaagatgaggaggatattgGCGAAGGCGTGCCCGATAACATGTCGATGGCGTCCGAGTCAGATCTTGAGGTTACCTTCTCCTCGTATAACGGCggcaaggcaaagaaggacAGCGCAGCATCTTTCCAAAACCCCGAATACTTCATGTCCTACACCCCCTCCAGTACAAACTTGGCTGAAGACAGGGCGTATGGTGTGCACACTGGTACCAATGCCAACTTTACTCAAGCCTCCCGCAGTGCCACAATGGATCTGCTTGGTGATGAGGGTGCTCGCGGGTTCGCCGAACCCCGTACCATGATGCGCTGGGACAAGCGGCACAAGAAGTACGTGTCACGCcagaatgatgaagatggttccAAGGGAACACATCTTGTTAAGGGTGAATCTGGTGCCAAAATTGCTTCCACCTTCCGTAGCGGACGATTCGACGCATGGAGGAAGGGCAAGCGTCTTGGCCGTATGCCACGTGTGGGTGAGGAAGAGACTCCAGCTCTCGTCCATGACCTCAATACTGCTATGAGGAGACGACGCTTCCAGCACCGGAAGGAACAGGCGCCGAAGGCGGCTGACCGCCTGCGTGGCGACtacgagaagatgaagaagaagggcgaaGCGGCCAAGCAGCGCCAGCTGTCCAAGGCCGGAGGCGCGGCTGCAGGTGGCAAGAGCGAGCTGAAATCTACAGATGATATCCGACTGGCAAGGAAGCTGAAGCAGcagaggagagagaagaatgCTCGGCcgtcgaggaagaaatga
- a CDS encoding putative 2-hydroxyacid dehydrogenase, whose product MIMPGPRPFILFFNPVRHAVPFYHQLQKVARTEVVTSKSREEFYSDLRRKYKDISIIYRTSASGAVAGNFDADLIQHLPSSCKHICHNGAGYDQIDVNSCAKRGITVTYAPDPVTEATADLSIWLMLGALRQLNPSLSSLRAGKFKTGLDFGHDPQGKILGILGMGRIGRAIKKRAEPFGLITKYHNRNPLSSDQAAGAEYVSFEKLLAESDIISINVPLNAQTKGLIGEKEISQMKDGVVIVNTARGAIIDEAAMAKALDSGKIASVGLDVYENEPRVNERLLGNDRALMVPHLGTHTVETLAKMETWAMENARRAALGEKLLSPVPEHVHFQ is encoded by the exons ATGATTATGCCAGGACCGCGACCATTCATCCTATTCTTCAATCCAGTCAGACATGCAGTACCGTTCTATCACCAGTTACAAAAGGTAGCACGAACAGAAGTGGTCACAAGCAAGAGTAGAGAGGAATTCTACTCCGATCTCCGAAGGAAATACAAAGATATCTCAATCATCTACAGAACATCAGCAAGCGGTGCA GTAGCCGGGAACTTCGACGCAGACTTGATCCAACATCTCCCCTCGAGCTGCAAGCATATCTGCCACAACGGCGCTGGCTACGACCAGATCGACGTAAATTCATGTGCAAAACGCGGCATCACCGTGACCTACGCACCAGACCCCGTCACCGAAGCGACAGCAGACCTTTCAATCTGGCTGATGCTAGGTGCTCTACGACAACTGAATCCATCTCTCAGCTCTTTACGGGCTGGGAAGTTCAAAACAGGACTCGACTTCGGCCACGACCCTCAAGGTAAAATCCTCGGTATCCTCGGCATGGGCCGTATCGGACGCGCTATTAAGAAGCGGGCCGAGCCGTTTGGTCTAATCACCAAGTACCATAATCGCAATCCTCTTTCCTCTGATCAAGCGGCTGGTGCTGAGTATGTCTCCTTCGAAAAGTTGCTCGCCGAGAGTGACATCATTAGCATTAATGTTCCGCTTAACGCGCAAACCAAAGGGCTCattggggagaaagaaatctCCCAGATGAAGGACGGGGTTGTCATTGTTAATACCGCTCGTGGCGCGATTATCGATGAGGCTGCGATGGCAAAGGCGCTGGATTCGGGGAAGATCGCCTCCGTTGGCCTAGATGTGTATGAGAATGAACCACGCGTGAATGAGCGGTTGCTAGGGAATGATCGCGCATTGATGGTGCCTCATCTTGGAACTCATACTGTTGAGACGCTGGCGAAAATGGAAACGTGGGCTATGGAGAATGCAAGAAGAGCGGCGCTTGGGGAGAAGTTACTATCGCCTGTTCCGGAGCATGTTCATTTTCAATGA